In Pseudomonas glycinae, the DNA window AACACGCCGTCCGGCACCGAGCCTTCACGGCCGGTCATGGCTTTCGCCGGTTGGCATCTGGACATCACCTGCCGTGAACTGCGCTCGCCCGACGGCGTGATGATTCCGATGTCCGCTGGCGAATTCGACCTGTTGCTGGTGCTGCTCGAACATCCGCAACGCATCCTGACCCGCGAACAACTGATCGACCTGACCCACGGCCAGGGCCACGACGCCTATGACCGCAGCATCGACGTGCAGATCAGCCGGCTGCGGCGCAAGATCGAACCGGACAGCAAACGCCCGGACCTGATCCGCACCGTGCGCAACGGCGGCTACATGTTCACTGCCAAGGTCAGCCGCTCATGATCGGCCGGATGCTGCGGCGCGACACCCTCAGCCGGCGGATTGCCCTGACAATCGTCGCGGCCATGCTCGCTTCGCTGCTGCTCAACGCGCTGTTCGTTCAGGTCGCGGGGATCTGGGCTCGGCCGCCGATCGAGCGCACCGGGCTGCTGGAACAGATTGCCGCTACTACCCGAGTGATCGAGGCTGCGCCGGCAAACCTGCGCCCGCAACTGGCCAGTGCCGCCAGCAGCCCGATACTTGAGGTGTTGTGGAAACCCCGTCGGGTCGACTTCGGTCTGCCGGGGGACGGCGAACAGGTCGAGGCCGGAAAAGTACCGGCGCTGCGGCAATTGCTTGGCGATAACCGACAGATCGACGTGTTCAACCCCGACGACTGGCCCGCCGGCAGCCCTCGCGCGCATTACATGGCGCTGGTGCGGCTGGCCGATGACAGCTGGCTGTCATTCACGCCGCCGGAGCGCAGTTGGGGCTTGAGCCTGAACGTGCGGATTGCCGTGATCGTTGCCCTGGGGCTGGTCGCCACCCTGTTGGTCGCCTGGCTCGCCACGCGGCAACTGGCCCAGCCGTTGCAGCGCTTTGCCCATGCGGCGCGGCGTTTCGGCGGGGATCTGAAAGCGCCGCCGATCCATCTCGAAGGCCCGCACGAAATCCGTCAGGCCATCGTCGCCTTCAATACGATGCAGGCGCAGATCC includes these proteins:
- a CDS encoding ATP-binding protein yields the protein MIGRMLRRDTLSRRIALTIVAAMLASLLLNALFVQVAGIWARPPIERTGLLEQIAATTRVIEAAPANLRPQLASAASSPILEVLWKPRRVDFGLPGDGEQVEAGKVPALRQLLGDNRQIDVFNPDDWPAGSPRAHYMALVRLADDSWLSFTPPERSWGLSLNVRIAVIVALGLVATLLVAWLATRQLAQPLQRFAHAARRFGGDLKAPPIHLEGPHEIRQAIVAFNTMQAQIQHFIGERTHMLAAISHDLRAPLTRMRLRSEFMEDLDHQGKLIRDIEEMQSMINAALAFFREDTHLEQSTTFDLSELLQTIVDDYRDQHIDIDFSGPAHVVYDGRPLGIKRVIVNLLDNAVKYGQRPSVALSCDDTSIRIEVIDEGPGIPEDALERVFDPFFRLETSRNRDTGGVGLGLSAARGIIREQGGELSLRNRRSGGLRARVELPHR